A single Thermoanaerobacterium sp. RBIITD DNA region contains:
- a CDS encoding ABC transporter permease subunit: MNIYIREMKAHRKSLIFWCVGIFLLIAASMEKYAASSLVSGQSMNDLISKMPKAVQSMFGAGTFDLSKAIGYYGVIFIYIILMATIHASIIGANIISKEEEDKTAEFLFSKPASRMKIITSKLLAAFTNIIVFNVVTSLSSIVFVKHFSKGEAVTGDIAKLMIGMFILQLIFMSFGMGLAAVSKNPKIALPTTTGAMLVTYILSLAIDINSKLDNLKYFTPFKYFDAKNLLYGKGFEPIYIILSAVIIVVLFGVTYIFYEKRDLKI; encoded by the coding sequence ATGAATATATATATTAGAGAGATGAAAGCTCATAGAAAATCTCTGATTTTTTGGTGTGTAGGCATTTTTTTACTTATAGCGGCGTCTATGGAGAAATATGCTGCAAGTTCTTTAGTATCAGGCCAATCAATGAATGACCTTATTTCTAAAATGCCGAAAGCGGTACAATCTATGTTTGGTGCAGGTACCTTTGATTTGTCGAAAGCGATTGGATATTATGGAGTAATATTTATTTATATTATATTAATGGCCACAATACATGCATCAATAATTGGTGCAAATATTATTTCAAAGGAAGAAGAGGATAAAACAGCAGAATTTTTGTTTTCAAAACCTGCTTCGAGAATGAAAATAATAACATCTAAGCTGCTTGCTGCTTTTACGAATATAATAGTATTCAATGTAGTTACATCACTATCTTCAATAGTATTTGTAAAGCATTTTAGCAAAGGTGAAGCAGTAACGGGTGATATTGCTAAATTAATGATCGGGATGTTTATATTACAATTAATATTTATGTCATTTGGAATGGGATTAGCAGCCGTAAGTAAAAATCCTAAAATAGCTTTACCAACTACAACTGGTGCTATGCTGGTAACTTATATTCTATCATTGGCTATTGATATAAATAGTAAACTTGATAACTTAAAGTATTTCACACCATTTAAATACTTTGATGCAAAAAATTTGTTATATGGAAAAGGATTTGAGCCTATTTATATTATATTGTCTGCTGTCATTATTGTTGTATTATTCGGTGTAACATATATATTTTATGAAAAAAGGGATTTAAAGATATAA
- a CDS encoding ABC transporter permease subunit has product MNMFLHELKAYRKSTIIWSASLAALVILFLSLYPSFASSASDVKKILEGYPEPVRRAFGVSIDEITKFMSFYSFVFAYVVLCGAIQAMNLGISTISKEVRGKTADFLLSKPVTRNQIMTSKLLAVLTTILITNVVYLIAAYVMATAVATEAFSVKTFFMISITLFFIQIIFLLLGVIVSVIVPKIKSTISISLGTVFAFYTIGIFQSTLNDKTMKYLTPFKYFDTEYIIKNVSYEMSFVIISIIIIIASIVASYMIYSKKDVHAV; this is encoded by the coding sequence ATGAATATGTTTTTACATGAATTGAAGGCATACAGAAAGTCAACAATCATATGGAGTGCCTCATTAGCAGCATTGGTAATACTTTTTCTTTCATTATATCCTTCCTTTGCTAGTAGTGCTTCCGATGTTAAGAAGATACTAGAAGGCTACCCTGAACCGGTTAGAAGAGCCTTTGGAGTTTCCATAGATGAAATTACTAAATTTATGAGTTTTTACTCATTTGTATTTGCTTATGTCGTGCTATGTGGTGCTATACAGGCGATGAATCTCGGTATTTCTACAATATCAAAGGAAGTACGAGGAAAGACAGCAGATTTCCTTTTATCAAAGCCAGTTACACGTAATCAAATCATGACATCTAAGCTTTTAGCAGTTTTGACAACTATACTTATAACAAATGTTGTATATTTGATTGCTGCATATGTAATGGCAACAGCAGTGGCGACAGAAGCATTTAGTGTGAAGACATTTTTTATGATCTCAATTACACTGTTCTTTATTCAGATTATATTTTTGTTATTGGGTGTCATTGTTTCGGTAATAGTACCAAAAATTAAATCGACAATCTCAATTTCTCTTGGGACTGTATTTGCTTTTTATACAATAGGGATATTTCAATCTACATTAAATGATAAAACAATGAAATATTTAACACCATTTAAATATTTTGACACCGAATATATCATCAAGAATGTGTCATATGAAATGTCTTTTGTTATTATATCAATTATAATTATAATTGCTTCTATTGTTGCAAGTTATATGATTTATTCAAAAAAAGATGTCCATGCAGTTTAG
- a CDS encoding ABC transporter ATP-binding protein has product MNVIETNKLTKYYGKSRGIIDVSFNVEEGEIFGFIGPNGAGKSTTIRTLLSLIYPTSGSAKIFGKDCIKYGPEIKKEIGYLPSEVFYYDNMRVIDLLKYSASFYKKDCSKRMRELAEIMDLDLYKKIDDLSFGNRKKVGIVQGLLHEPKLIILDEPTSGLDPLMQQRFFNLLRDENKKGATVLFSSHILSEVQRLCNRVAIIKEGKIISLEKISTLRENSYKRIVVETSANIGSEYFKIDGVSNIEVKNHTVSFLFKGNINLVMKKIAEIKISDIMIEEPSLEEIFMHYYTKGE; this is encoded by the coding sequence ATGAATGTTATTGAAACAAACAAACTTACGAAATATTATGGTAAATCAAGAGGCATTATTGATGTAAGTTTTAATGTTGAAGAGGGAGAGATTTTTGGATTCATAGGTCCAAATGGTGCGGGAAAATCAACAACGATTAGAACTTTATTATCGCTTATTTATCCTACAAGCGGTAGTGCTAAAATATTCGGGAAAGACTGTATTAAATACGGACCTGAAATAAAGAAAGAAATAGGTTATTTGCCATCCGAAGTATTTTATTATGATAATATGAGAGTCATAGATCTTCTAAAGTATTCAGCAAGTTTCTACAAGAAAGACTGCAGCAAGAGAATGAGAGAGCTTGCCGAAATAATGGACCTTGACCTTTATAAGAAGATAGATGATTTGTCATTTGGCAACAGGAAAAAAGTAGGAATCGTTCAAGGACTTTTACATGAACCAAAGCTTATAATACTTGATGAACCAACAAGTGGGCTTGATCCACTAATGCAGCAGAGGTTTTTTAATTTATTACGGGATGAAAATAAGAAAGGTGCAACTGTTCTGTTTTCATCACATATATTAAGTGAAGTTCAAAGATTATGCAATCGCGTTGCGATTATAAAAGAGGGGAAAATCATTAGTCTTGAAAAGATAAGTACATTGAGAGAAAACAGCTATAAAAGAATTGTTGTAGAAACATCAGCTAATATAGGAAGCGAATACTTTAAAATAGATGGTGTAAGCAATATTGAAGTAAAAAACCATACTGTAAGCTTTTTATTCAAAGGCAATATAAATTTAGTCATGAAAAAAATAGCTGAAATAAAAATATCTGATATAATGATTGAAGAACCAAGTCTTGAGGAAATCTTTATGCACTATTATACAAAGGGGGAATAA
- a CDS encoding nuclease domain-containing protein encodes MTYNNKYDKTATVAQKPDNALSLEKKGSNVKYNYIFEAKYRICYDNDYLKKYFTPGPEEDDINTMHRYRDAIVYENKDNQNFERMFFGAFVLFPYSKEDEYRNHQFYKSIEKVSVGGLPFLPNATKLVEDLLDDVINDSPETTFENTIFQSGTYEYLEKINFNSKEVLVGFLHSRKQLEINLRYKFYHIPYSEIKSSLQYFKYVAIIQTKAMGFNDEAGIRYYGKIKRFEVLKRSEIKR; translated from the coding sequence TTGACTTACAATAATAAGTACGACAAAACTGCGACGGTAGCTCAGAAGCCTGATAATGCTTTATCTCTGGAGAAAAAAGGATCAAATGTCAAATACAATTATATATTTGAAGCAAAGTATAGGATATGCTATGACAATGATTACTTAAAAAAGTATTTTACGCCTGGTCCTGAAGAGGATGATATAAATACGATGCACAGGTACAGAGATGCAATCGTGTATGAGAACAAGGATAATCAAAATTTTGAGAGGATGTTTTTTGGTGCATTTGTATTATTTCCTTATTCAAAAGAAGATGAATACAGAAATCATCAATTTTACAAAAGCATCGAGAAGGTAAGCGTAGGCGGACTTCCTTTTTTGCCAAATGCGACAAAACTTGTAGAAGACTTATTAGACGACGTAATAAATGATTCACCTGAAACTACATTTGAAAATACAATTTTTCAATCTGGAACATACGAGTATCTTGAGAAGATCAATTTTAACAGCAAAGAAGTTTTAGTTGGCTTTCTACACAGTAGGAAACAGCTTGAAATAAATCTTAGATATAAATTTTACCATATACCGTATTCAGAGATTAAATCATCTTTGCAGTATTTTAAATATGTTGCTATTATTCAAACAAAAGCGATGGGATTTAATGATGAAGCTGGTATACGGTACTATGGCAAAATTAAGAGATTTGAAGTGTTAAAAAGAAGTGAAATAAAGCGTTGA
- a CDS encoding DUF3578 domain-containing protein: MPLKQLFEEVMNNYIVAKTSQPFKGNRMGEILRNEIPNAIQKFSFIGGDFIVKGSCGQGNWAEIPWVAIMHKSVTKTTMEGVYIVYLFSSDMKRLYITLNQGCTKLKDEYGKAKAIEKMMSIATSIRDKLNPKGWKTDDNISIGNEFYEKGMIFYKLYEKDNIPSDEVLKSDLNDLINIYIDYILSTRNSREESMQKEDMTNTFNIKEEITNIKNYIRSRGFLYDDKLIENYYLSLKTKPFLILAGISGTGKSKLARLFAEAIGATAENSRFKLVPVRPDWSDSTDLLGYKDLNGRFHPGVLTTFVKDAMENPQKPYFFVLDEMNLARVEYYFSDVLSIIESRNRIDKSIVTDKLLNRELLPQKWRKILFDLQ, encoded by the coding sequence ATGCCTCTAAAACAACTTTTTGAAGAAGTGATGAATAATTACATAGTTGCAAAGACTTCGCAACCATTTAAAGGCAACAGAATGGGCGAAATTTTGCGGAATGAGATTCCAAATGCTATACAAAAATTTAGCTTTATAGGTGGAGATTTTATAGTAAAGGGATCATGCGGCCAAGGCAACTGGGCTGAGATCCCATGGGTCGCTATTATGCATAAAAGTGTTACAAAAACTACTATGGAAGGCGTATATATTGTTTATCTATTTTCATCAGATATGAAAAGGCTATATATCACATTAAATCAAGGCTGTACCAAATTAAAGGATGAATATGGGAAAGCTAAGGCAATTGAAAAAATGATGTCTATTGCGACTAGTATAAGGGATAAGTTAAATCCAAAAGGCTGGAAAACCGATGATAATATATCGATTGGCAATGAATTCTATGAAAAGGGAATGATTTTTTATAAATTATATGAAAAAGACAATATACCCAGCGATGAAGTATTAAAGTCTGATCTCAACGATTTAATAAATATTTACATAGATTATATTTTATCTACTAGAAATTCAAGAGAAGAGAGTATGCAAAAGGAAGATATGACAAACACTTTTAACATCAAAGAAGAAATTACAAACATTAAAAACTACATAAGAAGCCGTGGATTTTTATACGATGACAAACTTATTGAAAACTACTACCTGTCTTTGAAGACGAAGCCTTTTTTGATATTGGCAGGTATATCAGGGACAGGCAAAAGCAAGCTGGCAAGGCTTTTTGCTGAAGCCATCGGTGCGACTGCGGAAAATAGTCGTTTTAAGCTTGTGCCTGTTAGGCCTGACTGGTCTGACTCTACAGACTTATTGGGGTATAAGGATCTAAATGGCAGATTTCACCCGGGAGTTCTTACTACTTTTGTAAAAGATGCGATGGAAAATCCTCAAAAGCCGTATTTCTTTGTCTTAGATGAGATGAACCTTGCAAGAGTAGAGTACTACTTCAGCGATGTCTTGTCCATCATAGAATCGAGAAATAGAATAGATAAGAGCATTGTCACAGATAAACTCTTAAATAGAGAGCTTTTACCCCAGAAATGGCGAAAGATACTTTTTGACTTACAATAA
- the brxL gene encoding protease Lon-related BREX system protein BrxL, with product MMDLDEKLNEYFAGRVVRKDLTKLIKEGANVPTYVLEYLLGMYCATDDEDAIRDGLDKVKKILADNFVRPDEAEMVKSKIKELGVYNVIDKINVKLNEKKNIYEAEFSNLGLRNIKIDDYFVKNYDRLLSGGIWCILQMEYFFDENVRNGSPFFIRSLKPIQMPSMDIDEIFEGRKHFTKDEWMDVILRSIGMEPTKFSEIQKWHLIERLVPLVENNYNLCELGPRGTGKSHVYKEISPNAILVSGGHTTVANLFYNMSTKSIGLVGLWDVVAFDEVAGINFKDKDGVQIMKDYMASGSFARGKEEKSANASMVFVGNINDSVDYLLKTSHLFAPFPDAMNNDSAFFDRIHFYLPGWEIPKMRPEFFTDRYGFITDYLSEFFREMRKRTFADAIDKYFKLGNNLNQRDVIAVKKTVSGLLKILYPDENFNKEDVEEVLKYALVGRRRVKEQLKKIGGMEFYDVHFSYIDNDTLKENFVSVPEIGGGKLIPEGAYKPGHVYTVGRGESGMLGVFKIEVESMAGSGKLEKSGAYSSKLKESINIAFNYFRANSKSISSAINTKTMDFYMHIQDLQGIGSIDDMALPAFIALCSQSLSKPIQEQMVVLGSMSIGGTIKKVSDLANMLQACFDAGAKKVLLPMSSAVDIPSVPPELFSKFQISFYQDPKDAVFKALGVS from the coding sequence ATTATGGATTTGGATGAAAAATTAAATGAATACTTTGCAGGAAGAGTAGTGAGAAAAGACCTTACAAAGTTAATCAAGGAAGGTGCCAATGTACCAACATATGTTTTAGAGTATTTGCTGGGGATGTACTGTGCAACAGATGACGAAGATGCCATAAGAGATGGACTTGATAAAGTAAAAAAGATATTGGCAGATAATTTTGTAAGGCCTGATGAAGCAGAAATGGTCAAGTCAAAGATAAAAGAACTGGGCGTTTACAATGTGATAGACAAAATAAATGTAAAGTTAAATGAAAAGAAGAATATTTATGAAGCAGAGTTTTCTAACCTTGGCCTTAGGAATATAAAAATAGATGACTACTTTGTAAAAAATTATGACAGGCTTTTATCAGGCGGTATATGGTGCATACTTCAGATGGAATACTTCTTTGATGAAAATGTTCGAAACGGCTCACCTTTCTTCATAAGGAGCCTTAAGCCGATACAAATGCCATCAATGGACATAGATGAGATATTTGAGGGAAGAAAGCATTTTACAAAAGATGAGTGGATGGATGTTATATTGCGATCTATAGGAATGGAGCCCACGAAGTTTTCCGAAATACAGAAATGGCATCTCATTGAAAGACTTGTACCGCTTGTTGAAAATAACTATAACCTTTGTGAGCTTGGGCCAAGAGGCACTGGCAAGTCTCATGTGTACAAGGAGATATCGCCTAATGCCATATTAGTTTCGGGAGGACACACAACTGTAGCAAATCTTTTCTACAATATGTCGACTAAATCTATTGGCCTCGTTGGGCTTTGGGATGTTGTTGCTTTCGATGAGGTGGCCGGCATTAATTTTAAAGATAAAGATGGCGTTCAAATTATGAAAGACTACATGGCGTCTGGCTCATTTGCCCGTGGCAAAGAAGAGAAAAGCGCAAATGCATCGATGGTTTTTGTGGGGAATATCAACGACAGTGTTGATTACCTTTTAAAGACTTCTCATCTATTTGCGCCGTTCCCTGATGCCATGAATAACGATTCGGCTTTTTTTGATAGAATTCATTTTTACTTGCCTGGTTGGGAGATACCAAAGATGAGGCCTGAGTTTTTTACGGATAGGTATGGATTTATAACTGATTATCTATCGGAATTTTTTAGGGAGATGAGGAAGAGGACTTTCGCTGATGCGATTGACAAATATTTTAAATTAGGAAATAACCTCAATCAAAGAGACGTAATAGCTGTCAAAAAAACTGTATCGGGTCTTTTAAAGATATTGTATCCTGATGAGAATTTTAATAAGGAAGATGTGGAAGAAGTGCTTAAGTATGCTCTTGTTGGAAGAAGAAGGGTAAAAGAGCAGCTTAAAAAAATTGGCGGTATGGAGTTTTATGATGTGCATTTTTCGTATATAGACAATGATACGCTAAAGGAAAATTTCGTGTCTGTTCCTGAGATAGGTGGAGGCAAACTTATACCAGAAGGTGCATACAAACCGGGACACGTCTATACTGTTGGACGAGGCGAATCTGGCATGTTAGGGGTCTTTAAGATAGAAGTTGAATCAATGGCTGGTTCTGGCAAGCTTGAAAAATCAGGAGCGTACAGCAGTAAATTAAAGGAAAGCATCAATATAGCTTTTAACTATTTTAGAGCTAATTCAAAGAGCATAAGCAGTGCTATAAATACAAAGACAATGGATTTTTACATGCACATACAAGACTTGCAAGGCATAGGATCAATAGATGATATGGCATTGCCTGCTTTTATAGCGTTATGTTCACAGTCCCTTTCAAAGCCTATACAAGAGCAAATGGTAGTTCTTGGCTCTATGAGCATAGGTGGGACGATAAAAAAAGTCTCTGATTTGGCTAATATGTTACAAGCCTGCTTTGATGCTGGTGCAAAAAAAGTATTGCTTCCGATGTCTTCTGCTGTTGATATACCATCTGTCCCTCCAGAGCTTTTTTCAAAGTTTCAGATATCATTTTATCAGGACCCGAAAGATGCCGTATTTAAGGCGCTTGGCGTATCATGA
- the pglZ gene encoding BREX-1 system phosphatase PglZ type A — protein MNLEELQDRILKKFDEAKKDCDRSIVFWYDEDGQFSEFIDKLDLGDIKIWRLMPNNNFATKYLLESIDKESDYLIYADFKRPANEDNWLLDIELYSDQFSTDKVSLIMSDLGIKDLSLKDIVGKTVKFFDNNKMVDRLKSYSIEEYNEDDLVCGMISSLCDMKILDFEGSIKNLIKAGFDEENNQYYKNLSEFFDLGLFWNRVKKEFGYIDDNPTLKGLFMTIAISSLANEVSFTLPEKLKKYVSQKPSSCAVFINHWMSHYDDYEILQKLLIELEEELDLDSIVKRVDIDTYITAETFSIFDRSLIRKIIDSLINGEENYDDYLKAINKRKGLYWYRRYRSIYEALYFAIQIYIEKKKLQRGFGALDAKEMIERYTNEYYKIDYCYRKFILNYDDVDNPDLFVDLKENVDNIYDNWYLKSITPCWNDSMLNESSEFLIDGVRLQENFYKDEIAKVLAKNDRDKIIVIISDALRYDVAVELKELLNMDTKGSADISYMLGVVPSITKMGMSALLPHNIIDINDDGLVFVDDIDSSSTENRDKILKMNYKNSAAINYEDFMGMTREEGRQFIKSNRVIYIYHNAIDAIGDKAITESKVFVACDEALEELKKAIERLNNLSVTNIIITSDHGFIYKRKKMEESDKIEVGSECKINKRYVLTNERFDIPGVFAINVRFLKDKPQVLVPKNIGIFKAAGSGINYVHGGSSLQEVVIPLLRYKNLKMSKEEAITKANIVLTTQNKKITNNTFTLTFFQVDRVDDEEKVVPNTFKIYMEDLDTGEVISNVNTIVADKKSQNYDERVFKIRFTLKSGNYDKTKNYYLIIEDDSKVLDKVPFKINLGITNDFDLI, from the coding sequence ATGAATCTGGAAGAATTACAAGACAGGATATTAAAAAAATTTGATGAGGCAAAGAAGGATTGCGATAGATCCATTGTTTTTTGGTACGATGAAGATGGCCAGTTTAGCGAGTTTATAGATAAGCTTGATTTAGGTGACATAAAGATATGGAGACTTATGCCTAATAATAACTTCGCGACAAAATACCTATTGGAGTCAATCGATAAAGAATCTGATTATTTGATATATGCTGATTTTAAGAGACCGGCCAATGAAGACAATTGGCTTTTGGACATAGAGCTTTATTCAGATCAATTTAGCACTGACAAGGTATCCCTCATAATGAGCGATTTAGGCATAAAGGATCTTTCATTAAAAGATATTGTGGGAAAAACCGTGAAGTTTTTCGACAATAATAAAATGGTAGATAGATTGAAGTCTTACAGTATAGAAGAATATAATGAAGATGATCTTGTATGTGGCATGATATCATCTCTATGTGATATGAAGATTTTAGACTTTGAGGGGTCTATCAAAAATCTGATTAAAGCTGGATTTGATGAAGAAAATAATCAGTATTATAAAAATTTGTCGGAGTTCTTCGATTTAGGATTATTTTGGAACAGAGTGAAAAAGGAGTTTGGATATATAGATGATAATCCAACTTTAAAAGGTCTATTTATGACAATCGCTATATCATCGTTGGCAAATGAGGTCTCATTTACTCTGCCAGAAAAGCTAAAGAAATATGTATCACAAAAGCCTTCAAGCTGTGCAGTATTTATAAACCATTGGATGAGTCACTACGATGATTACGAAATTCTTCAAAAATTGCTTATTGAGCTTGAAGAAGAGCTTGATTTAGATTCTATTGTAAAAAGGGTTGACATTGATACGTATATTACAGCAGAGACATTTAGCATATTTGATAGGTCACTTATTCGCAAGATAATAGATTCTCTCATAAATGGCGAAGAAAATTACGATGATTATTTGAAAGCAATAAACAAGAGAAAGGGCCTTTACTGGTATAGAAGGTACAGAAGTATTTACGAAGCTCTTTACTTTGCAATACAGATTTACATAGAAAAGAAAAAGCTGCAAAGGGGCTTTGGCGCTTTGGACGCCAAAGAAATGATAGAAAGATATACAAATGAGTACTACAAAATAGATTACTGCTACAGGAAGTTTATTTTGAATTACGATGATGTAGACAATCCTGACCTTTTTGTTGATCTCAAAGAAAATGTAGACAATATTTACGACAATTGGTATTTAAAAAGTATTACGCCATGCTGGAATGATTCAATGTTAAATGAATCAAGTGAATTTCTCATAGATGGTGTGCGCTTGCAAGAGAATTTTTATAAAGATGAAATTGCTAAAGTTCTTGCGAAAAATGATAGAGACAAGATCATCGTTATAATATCAGATGCCTTAAGGTACGATGTGGCTGTGGAGCTAAAAGAGCTTCTTAATATGGACACAAAGGGAAGCGCTGATATTTCATATATGCTTGGCGTTGTGCCGTCTATAACGAAGATGGGTATGTCAGCTCTTCTACCTCATAATATCATAGATATAAACGATGACGGCCTTGTATTTGTCGATGATATAGATTCTTCCAGCACAGAGAATAGAGATAAGATTTTGAAGATGAATTATAAAAATTCAGCTGCTATAAATTACGAAGACTTTATGGGCATGACCAGAGAGGAAGGAAGGCAGTTTATAAAATCAAATAGAGTCATATACATTTATCATAATGCGATTGATGCAATTGGCGATAAAGCAATAACTGAAAGCAAAGTATTTGTTGCATGTGATGAAGCATTGGAAGAGCTAAAAAAGGCTATAGAAAGGCTTAATAACTTAAGCGTTACAAATATAATCATAACTTCAGATCATGGATTTATATACAAGAGAAAAAAGATGGAGGAAAGTGATAAGATTGAAGTAGGAAGTGAGTGCAAGATCAACAAAAGATATGTATTGACCAATGAAAGATTTGACATACCAGGTGTATTTGCAATAAATGTGAGATTTTTAAAAGACAAGCCACAAGTTTTAGTGCCTAAAAACATTGGAATATTTAAGGCGGCTGGTTCTGGTATAAATTACGTCCATGGTGGTTCTAGCTTGCAAGAAGTAGTCATACCTCTTCTTCGCTACAAAAATTTGAAGATGTCAAAAGAGGAAGCGATAACAAAAGCAAATATTGTGCTTACGACACAAAACAAAAAGATAACAAATAATACATTTACTTTGACATTTTTCCAAGTTGATAGAGTTGATGATGAAGAGAAAGTGGTTCCAAATACATTTAAAATATACATGGAGGACTTAGATACTGGTGAAGTTATATCAAATGTCAATACGATTGTAGCAGATAAAAAATCGCAAAATTACGATGAGAGAGTCTTTAAGATAAGATTTACGCTAAAAAGCGGGAATTACGATAAAACAAAAAATTATTATCTGATTATAGAAGATGACAGCAAAGTTTTAGACAAGGTACCATTTAAGATAAATCTAGGTATAACAAATGATTTTGATTTGATATAG